The nucleotide window CCACTGGGTTCTCTCGCTTCGAAACAAGGCGCTGAGGTGGCGCATGGCATCTGCACCGGCTCCGCCCCACCGCATCCCGCTGCCGTTCATTCGTTGACCAACGACCTGCTCGCAAGCCGCCTCGACCGGCCCCGAACCGATCAGTCAACCCTTCGCACGGTAACTTGGGTAGTCCATTCGGTGACCGTCCGCGCTCACCAGGGCGCCGGCGACCCTCTCTCGGGAGCACCGCTGAGACGCCCCGGGTTGAACCGCCATGAGCAGGTTGCGCATGCAACCCCGAGACGGGATCTCGTTGGGCAACGCCAAGAACCCGCGGGCCTACTCGGCCCGGGCGACGGCCCGCCGGCGGATCGCGGTCGGGCCGAGTAGGCCCGCACATCGCAGGAATCACGATGTCCAGGAACTGGTGCCGACGATTCCGCGTATCCCGCGGGTCCGTCGGCGATTCGAAATACGATCAGATCGAATCGACCGTGGTCCGCTTGGTCGCCATGCGTCACCGGGCATGGGACGGTTCCGCACGGTCCGAAACACATTCCGGGGCGCGCGGAGAACGCTGCCGAAGGTGTTGGACGGCGATCGATGGCACGCAAAATTAACGTAACTTTCCAGGTTTAAATTGTCGCATTTGTTTTTGTGGATATTATAATTTAATTTGATTGATGTCTTCGGATGTTGTCAAAGGCGTATGTGCGTCGCATATGGTCTTACGTAATGACGTGTGTTGCTTGGCCGCTGCGCCTCTCCGATAACCTGCCGCCGCCGCCGGTGACCGATATTACGGCGGCGCGTAAGATACGCATTCAGGCTCTCGGCCCGACAGCCGTTGCCCGTGATTCCCAGCGGTTCTGCCTTGCGTATCTTGCGCGCCGCCGTAATATCCGCGTTTTTGAGGCCACGATTACCGAACTCAAGGCGGAGGTTGCTGAACTCAAATTCCAGTTCAACCAGAACTCCGCGAACTCGTCCAAGTCCCCGTCGTCGGACCCGCCGCACGTGAAATCGGCCCCACCCGAGCGGCCCTCGGGCAAACGCTCGGGCGGGCAACCAGGGCACCCTAAAGCCGAGCGCACGCTCTTGCACTCCCCCCGATGAGATCCGGACCCTCAAACCGGACACGTGCCGGGACTGCAAGCACCCGCTGGCCGGGGAGAACCCGCACCCGGCCGTTCATCAGGTCCATGAGATCCCGGTCGTCCGCCCCCATGTCACCGAGTACACCGACCCCGTCCGGGAGCCTCGCCCGATCCAGCAACTTGATGTCGGCCCACCGCCCGGGCACCGACTCGGACACGTGGACGATGCGCCCCGGCGCCTCGTCCACGGTCACCGGACTCTTGAGCGTGTGGGCCTTCTTCTTGCCCGAGTGATAGGCCCGCTGGGTCCGCTGCTCGAACGAGTCCGCGATCACCGCCAGCCCGGGAGTGTCGCTCAGCACCGCCGGCAACCGCTTGCGGCGTTGGCCCCCCGGGTCCGGCATCCGCATGGTGTCCCGGCCCGCCTGGGCCAGGGCCGGTACGCACCGGGTCCGGACCCGGCTGGCGGTCGAGTCCGACACCCCGAACAGGAACCCGAGCACCTCGTTGGTCGGGTACTGGCGCAGCCAAATGACCGCCAGCAGCAGTTGGTCCGCGGTGCTCAGGTCGAAGTGGTCGCCCCCGCCCACCGCCCGCTGCCGGTCCGGGCGGTCCAACTTCCGGCGGTGCGCCGCCTCGATCACCGGGGCCACGTCCCGCACCAGCGCGTCGAACGCCGCGACCGTCAGCCCGGTCAGGTGCTCGAACACCACCCGGTGCTTCCGCAGGTTGTCCAGGCGCGCGATCATGGGGCTCTCACTACGGCCAGGAGGCACCATTAGAGTACAAAAATGCCGCTATCCTGAATGAGGTCTATTCCGTCTGTCCCGCGGTCCCGTTGTTTAACGCCTTCGCTGGCCACCAACACCGTGGAGGGTAGACCGTTGGAAAATCCAAGCTTTCTTCCTGGGCTACTCGCCGGGTTGAGCACGTCACACGGTCAATGGGAGCACGCATGTTCGTCCCTCAACACGCCGTCAAGCTCGACCTTGCCGACAGCCGGCGACGGTACGAGTTTGAGGCCGAAGCGGTCCAAAAAAGGCTGGAGATCCTCCGCGACCCGAGCCGGGTCGATCTCCTGACCTCTCTCGCCCACTCGGCCGAGGTGACGTACCACCACGGTCTGCTGATTAGTGCCGCCCCGCGTGTGTGCGCCTGGGCGCTGGCCGTGGCTGCGCGAGCCAACACCGCCGCGTTCGTTTTCTCTGATCTCAAGGCATCGCCGCGGCCCTGGCGACTAGACAACGGGCCACCATACAGCTTCTATGAACGAGTCGACGAAAGTTCCGTTCACTCTGGCCGGTGGGTGGACGCCATTAGCCAAGCCGTCGTCGCGCGGCAAGTGGACTGTTTGATCGAACTGCGGCCAATCGCTTACGACGCCCTCCGCCGTTCGTCCTCCCGCAGTTCGGACCCGGAGCGCGACCGGCACCGCGTCGAGCAGCACCGCGCTCTTGCCGAGGCCGCCCTTGACCCCGACCGACCGCTTGCCCCCGATTACCTGATTCACGCCGCTGCGGCGCGGCCGGCGAAGGTCCGCCCCATCAACCGGCGGATTGGGGAGGCGAACGACCGGATGGTAAATGCCCTCGACGTTCAGGATGCCGCCAAATTCAACGCGGCCTTGGCCGAATCGCTCGAGTTACGGCGGACGGCATTCGCGGACCTGCCCGAGGAGACGAAGGGGAACCACACGGCGCTGTGGCCGCTCGGGCTGATCGCTCTCGTTGTGCTGGCCCATGATCGAGGGATCCCAATCGAGGTCGAGTCCGACTATCTGCCTCGCCCGTGGGTGACCGGTGAGCTGTTCCAGGAGTCCGCCGCATCGTAACCACATCCCGTCCGGCTGGATGATAACGAAGCTGTCGCCTACGGAACCTCAGGTTGCGAGCGTAATCGGAGGTTCCGTAGACGTTGACACCAGGGAGCCGCTGAACGCGGTTCAGGTTGCCGCTTTAACCAGCGCCAAGATGCCGGCCTTAATTGCCTCGGGCAGCTTCGGCCAATTGGCGATGAGTGTGGCAAGTTCGGGGTCCATCGCCTCGTGCGCCGCTTTCTGCGCCGCCTCGCTTGTGAACTGCTGGTTTTCCGGCAGTTTCTGCGAAGGTTCGATTCCCATCCGCTCCCGCTGAAATCATGTCGCGTCCCCTGGTTCGCCTTCGAGCGCGGGGAAGGGCGGGGGGCCGGCTCCGTTCGGCACACCCCGCACATTCCGATCGCATTCCCCTCAAAACGCACTTCCGGCAGTTTTCCCGGCCCGCGTGGGGCCGTCGGTCCCGGTTCGCGTCCCACAGCAGCAACCCACGCCCTGACACATCCCCGCCACAACTAGCGACCCGTTCACACGTTGCGGCGCATTCGCTCATCGAAGCCGACAACCCGTCTGCGTTCACCGGGAGCGTTCTCCGGGTTTTGCGGGCACAATTCGGTGGTAGCGGCGACCAGCGAGCGGGTAGCGAATCGGCAGTCCGAAGCCCCGCGGATGTCCAGTCGTGGCCCCATCGCACTTTTCTCGTGGGTTGTAACCCCCGTTACAGCTCGCACACACGCACGATGCGCCCGAATGGGGCGGGGCTGCACGGTGCCCGCGCGGACCGTCCCCCTACTTAACTGATGGCACCGCACGCGATCCGGCGGCGGAAGAGTGTCGGTAGTGAGGAAGGGGGGCGTGCCTTGACTGGAGCGCGGGCCTCTGGCCCGCTTGAGGTATGCGGCTCGGTTCGGCTCCGCGGGAAGTCGAAGCGCACGCCCGGCGCCTACGTTAAGCGGGCCAGAGGCCCGCGCTCCAGTCAAGGCCACGACTCCGGCGCCGGAGCGCGGGCCTCTGGCCCGCTTGAGGTATGCGGCTCGGTTCGGCTCCGCGGGCCGCTCGGGCAGATGGCCGCGAACTTCGAGACGTTACAGCAGATCGGCGTGCAACTGCTCGCCAGGGTGATTCGCTGGCCCCTGCCTTCAAGCGAGTTGCGGAAATCGCACAGGGGTTCTTCGAGCGGTTCCAACCGACCGCAGCCGTGTTGCGTGACCGGATCGGCGGGAACCTGTTCTCGGTTGTCGAGATGAGCGGATCATTTGCGAACCTGCTCCGCACCGGGTTCGAGACGGTTTTGCCGCTGCTGAGCAAGGTCGGGGAGGGCTTCGGAGTTTCGCGGCTCGTCAAGACAGCGGCCGTATTACCGGGTGCGTGTCGGAGATGCCCTGCGCCATCTTCGCGATCAGTTTCTCGACGATGCCCCGGCTCCCGGGGGGCGGGACCGCTACGCGATCAGGCCGCTGACCAGAGCGAGTTTTCGTTCCAACAGTTCAGGTGACGGAATCCAGCGCTGCGGGAGTTGCAATTTCTGCCCCTCGAATCGGATGAGCCAGTCGGCTACGGCCGTTGACGACCGAACTCGTTCGGGGACGACGGCCCGAATGACGTAGTCGCCGCTGACGCGGAGCAGACCGCGTTCGTAAGCGCGGTCATGTGTCCCGCAGAGGCACAAGCCGTTGCGCGGATTCATGCGGAGACGGGCGTCCGTTGCCCAAGGAACAATGTGTGCGGCGACCAGCAGCTCGGAAACCGGCAGACCGCAGACCGCGCACGCTTCGCCGTAGCCGGTGAGAATGAGTTCTCGGAAGAAGTGTTGGTTCACACGCACACGAACGACTCGTTCTTTCTCTTTCCCTTCGAGTTGTGCGAGTTCCGGCT belongs to Gemmata obscuriglobus and includes:
- a CDS encoding HNH endonuclease, yielding MAVKLGRTSASVAMKCCNLASLDETHQQRGVKGLSKVATLDRTVWNEFLTDPDTVSFEAAKALAELESRPVLPAIEPELAQLEGKEKERVVRVRVNQHFFRELILTGYGEACAVCGLPVSELLVAAHIVPWATDARLRMNPRNGLCLCGTHDRAYERGLLRVSGDYVIRAVVPERVRSSTAVADWLIRFEGQKLQLPQRWIPSPELLERKLALVSGLIA
- a CDS encoding immunity 49 family protein, which codes for MFVPQHAVKLDLADSRRRYEFEAEAVQKRLEILRDPSRVDLLTSLAHSAEVTYHHGLLISAAPRVCAWALAVAARANTAAFVFSDLKASPRPWRLDNGPPYSFYERVDESSVHSGRWVDAISQAVVARQVDCLIELRPIAYDALRRSSSRSSDPERDRHRVEQHRALAEAALDPDRPLAPDYLIHAAAARPAKVRPINRRIGEANDRMVNALDVQDAAKFNAALAESLELRRTAFADLPEETKGNHTALWPLGLIALVVLAHDRGIPIEVESDYLPRPWVTGELFQESAAS